CATACCAGCTGGCGCAGACGGGAAGCGTTAACAGGAGCCACAGGGAAAGAAGAAGTCTGGTCATGACGGCAGGGAGATGTTGAAATTTGCAAAAACGTGGAACCGTTCCATTTATCATAAAAAGGGGTGGGTGTTCCAGCGTCAAATGCAGGAATGGCGTTCCTGTTCTGTCAGCGGCAGGTATGGACGCATTCAGGCCTTGCCCCTGTTTGTTCGTACAGAGTAAATTTTAAAACATGATTACTCAGTTGCGCATGATCTCTTTTTCCCGACAGTCCGTTGTTATGATGCTATGCCTGTTGATCGCCGTGGGAATGGATTGTGCGCACGGGGCGGAAAAGGAGGGCGCGCCGCTGAACCCGCTTTCCTGCGTGCATGCCGCGGACGGCAGGGTGACGGTCCGCGGCGCAGCCATGGGGACGGTGTTTACGGTACGCGCCTATCCCGGGAAGGGCATGGACGCGGCGGAGACGGAAAAAGCCTGTACGGAGGCGTTGGCCTGCGCCGTTCACTGGGAGAAGGTGATGTCCGCCATGGATGCGGAAAGCTCCCTGGCCGCATTTAACGCGGCGGAAAGCGGCGTGATCGTGCCCATACCTGTGGAACTGAAAGAGGTTCTGCTGCTGGCCATGAAATATTCCCGGTTGACGGACGGCGCGTTTGATCTCACGCTGGGGCCCTGCATCCGCCTGTGGAAGAAGAGCCGCCGCCGGGACGTTCTCCCGTCCCATGAGGAGTTGGAATGCGCACGCCGGGCTTCCGGTTGGGAAAAGCTGTGCGTGGGGAAGAGAGGGGCGCTCAAGAAGGTTCCCGGAATGAGGTTGGACCTGGGAGGCATCGGCAAGGGGTTTGCCGTGGACCGGATGGCGGAGCTTTTAAAGGGAAAAGGGGTGCTTTCCTTCTTCATTGACAGTACCAGCGACGTGCTGGCGGGAGCTCCCCCGCCCGGGGAGAAGGGATGGCGGCTGCGGGTGGAGGCCGGGCACGGAGAAGGAAGAACGCTGCTGTTGAGCCATGCCGCCGTTTCCACCTCCGGGAACGCCCGCCAGATGGTGAAGATTGGCGGAGTGGAGTATTCCCACGTGCTGGACCCGAATACGGGGCTGGGCGTTACCGAAGGGCGCCAGGCAAGCGTGCAGGCGCCCAGCGCAGCCATGGCGGATGCGCTGGCGACGGCCGCCTGCGTGATGAGTGAAGAGGATTTCCGTTCCCTGGCGGAGTGCCTGCCCGGAGTCTTTCTACTGAGCTCTTTCGTGAACCCCTAGTTCTCCACCGGGAGACGGGGATGGCGCACATGGTTTCCGCGGAAGAATTCAGATGAAAGAAGAAGGGCGGATGCGGCGTTGTTAGTAGACACTCCTGTCACACTGATGAAAATGTCCCCGTTATTTATTTCCGCCCTTATGGGCGCCGCCGTCTCCGCCGCTTTTGGCGCGGAATTTCCAAATCCCTACCCGGCGGCGGAATCCGGAGTGCGCCTGACGCCTGAAACGTCTCCCGCGCCTTCCATCAACGGAGCGCGCGTGTTCGGCGCCAGGCCCGGTTCCAGCGTGTTGTTCCAGGTTCCGGTTTCCGGAGAGAGGCCCATGAAGATTCAGGCGTCCGGCCTTCCTCCGGGATTGAAGATGACCCCGGGTGGTCTGATTACGGGGAAGGCCCCGGCAAAGAGGGGAGAATACAAGGTCGCGCTGAAGGCCGCCAACAGCCATGGGAAGGATTCCGGGGAATGGGTGCTGAAGGTGGGCGACGATCTTTGCCTGACGCCTCCCATGGGGTGGAGCAGCTGGTATTCCTACAGTGAGGCCGTGGGGCAGGACAACGTGCTCAAGACGGCGCGGCTGTTTGTGGAACTTGGATTGACCAACCATGGCTGGAGCTACATTAATATTGACGATTGCTGGCAGGGGGAGCGCGGAGGAAAGAATGGCGCCATCCAGCCCAACAAGCGTTTTCCGGACATGAAGGCCATGTGCAGCGCCATCCATGCCATGGGAATGAAAGCGGGCATTTATTCAAGCCCGTGGATGGGGACGTATGCCGGATTCATCGGCGGCAGCGCGCCCAACAAGAAAGGGGATTATACGGAACTGACCATTCCGAAAAAGGACCGCAAGCAGGAGAACCAGGTGTATGGCGGCTATCCCGGAGTGCATCAGAGGAAGGCGGACCGCACGGGCCCCGTGTGGTTCTTTGACCGGGACGCCAGGCAATGGGCTGACTGGGGCTTTGATTATGTAAAGGTGGACTGGAACCCCAACGACGTGCCCACGACGGAACGCATCCGCAAGGCACTGGACGCAAGCGGGCGGGACATCGTGCTGAGCCTGTCCAACGCCGCTCCGTATGAGCACGTGGAAGGGCTGGCCAAGCTGGCCAACCTGTGGCGGACTACAGGTGATATTGAGGACCACTGGGGCAGCGTCAGCAGGATAGGTTTTTCCCAGGAACGCTGGCAGAAGCACATGCGCCCCGGGCACTGGAATGATCCGGACATTCTTCAGATCGGGAAGCTGGGCAAGCCCAACAATGCCAATACCACGTTTGTGCAGACGCGGCTTTCTCCGGATGAGCAGTATACGCACGTGACTCTGTGGGCCCTGCTGTCCGCTCCGCTGATTATTTCCTGCGATCTGGAGAACATTGATTCGTTCACGATGGGCCTTCTTACGAATGACGAGGTGATTGCCGTGGACCAGGACCCGGCGGCCCGTCCGGCCCGCAAGGCATGGCACCGGGGGGATTTCCAGGTTTGGACGAAGGAGCTGTCCGACGGCTCCGTGGCGGCGGCCTTTTTCAATACGGGAGGCGCCAGGGGCGTTCTGAGCGTGAACCTGGGGGAACTTGGCCTGCCGGATACGTATGAGGTACGCGACCTGTGGAAGCGCGCCGACCAGGGCACGGTGAAGGGAAAAATGTCCGTGGAGCTTAACAGCCACGGAGCCGCCATGTTCCGGTTCATCAAAAAGAACTGATGAGCGGGATCAGGATTAAAAAAGAACCGTTCCGGGATAACCGGAACGGTTTTTAAAAGGAGTTGATGTGACTTGCCTTTACCTCCTGGCGGACTTACGCGGCAATGCCGAAGTGCTGCTGGATGGAGGCGAAAATCTTGTCGCGGCGGGCGCGGGCTTTTTCGATGTCACGGGTCTTCAGGGAGAATCTCAGGCGTTCAGCCGTTGAGTCAGGCTTGTGAACCGTAACGTGGCACCACCATACCCCCCTGTTGTTCCACAGGTGGTGGTTGGGGTTGTCATCATTAATTCTCAGAGCGATTTTGGTTTGGGCTTTCATCTGTGTGATCTTTTCCAGTAGTGGACTCTTTATCTACGTCCTTTGGTATATTAATATTTCAATAAAACCTTCAACTTGGAGGTGCCTCACTTAAGCAGATGATCCCTTGTCTTTTTGGACATCTTTTCTTTCAGTTGCTCACCTCGTTGAAGCCTTAGAGTTCAAGTGGTGTAACAACGTTCAAAAAAAGAATCTTTTTACAGGAGACCTACCTTTTTAAGAGTATTGTAAGCACCGTTCTTGTTAATCGTACGCAGCGCCTTGGCAGAAATCTTCATTTTAACGAACTGGCCCAGTTCAGGAACCCAGATGCGTTTTTCCTGGAGATTGGGGAAAACGGTACGATTGACAGTCTTAGTGACGTGACGACCAATACCGCCCTTTTTCTTGGCAAGACCGGAGCGATGGATACGACGACCTTTGTGAGGCGTGGTGCCTCGGATGATACAAATTCGGGACATGGCAATCGAAGTTATTGTTAATACGAGAGAGATAATCTAGCGTATTTTCGCCTAAGGTCAAGAATAACCGGATAAAAGACTCGGAATTTGTTTGGGCGGCGTTCGGAAGAAGGCCGGAGAACACATCCGGCTCCCGGAGAGCGGCCGGGACCGGGGCAGGGAGGTAATTTGGGGGTGGAATCCGGCGGCCGGGCGCGTTCCCGCGATGTTAAAATGTCCTCCTGGAACATCATTTCAGTCAGAGCCTTCCGGCCTTTTACCGAAGGAGGAATCCTGGGATGGTCCCGGTTTCCCCGGAAGCGGTATGGCTGCGTAAAACGTATCCCGCGCTTGCACGG
This DNA window, taken from Akkermansia muciniphila, encodes the following:
- a CDS encoding glycoside hydrolase family 27 protein — protein: MSPLFISALMGAAVSAAFGAEFPNPYPAAESGVRLTPETSPAPSINGARVFGARPGSSVLFQVPVSGERPMKIQASGLPPGLKMTPGGLITGKAPAKRGEYKVALKAANSHGKDSGEWVLKVGDDLCLTPPMGWSSWYSYSEAVGQDNVLKTARLFVELGLTNHGWSYINIDDCWQGERGGKNGAIQPNKRFPDMKAMCSAIHAMGMKAGIYSSPWMGTYAGFIGGSAPNKKGDYTELTIPKKDRKQENQVYGGYPGVHQRKADRTGPVWFFDRDARQWADWGFDYVKVDWNPNDVPTTERIRKALDASGRDIVLSLSNAAPYEHVEGLAKLANLWRTTGDIEDHWGSVSRIGFSQERWQKHMRPGHWNDPDILQIGKLGKPNNANTTFVQTRLSPDEQYTHVTLWALLSAPLIISCDLENIDSFTMGLLTNDEVIAVDQDPAARPARKAWHRGDFQVWTKELSDGSVAAAFFNTGGARGVLSVNLGELGLPDTYEVRDLWKRADQGTVKGKMSVELNSHGAAMFRFIKKN
- a CDS encoding FAD:protein FMN transferase, with protein sequence MMLCLLIAVGMDCAHGAEKEGAPLNPLSCVHAADGRVTVRGAAMGTVFTVRAYPGKGMDAAETEKACTEALACAVHWEKVMSAMDAESSLAAFNAAESGVIVPIPVELKEVLLLAMKYSRLTDGAFDLTLGPCIRLWKKSRRRDVLPSHEELECARRASGWEKLCVGKRGALKKVPGMRLDLGGIGKGFAVDRMAELLKGKGVLSFFIDSTSDVLAGAPPPGEKGWRLRVEAGHGEGRTLLLSHAAVSTSGNARQMVKIGGVEYSHVLDPNTGLGVTEGRQASVQAPSAAMADALATAACVMSEEDFRSLAECLPGVFLLSSFVNP
- the rpmB gene encoding 50S ribosomal protein L28, with protein sequence MSRICIIRGTTPHKGRRIHRSGLAKKKGGIGRHVTKTVNRTVFPNLQEKRIWVPELGQFVKMKISAKALRTINKNGAYNTLKKVGLL